From Candidatus Poribacteria bacterium, a single genomic window includes:
- a CDS encoding AAA-like domain-containing protein has translation MRRFGTQGPVNPKDNYVVARSEELTDFIARVKEGRYIVLFAPRQTGKTTFFQDALKILMNEGNDYFPIQLNFEEYEYITPAEFYDSLCREICREIQKVFQERSEPFSQELSDFLANAQMTNHISMREFFEQFATLEENQQVILIVDEFDGIPRDALNGFLRSLRRIYLTERESRSPYSVGIVGVKNITQLNYDRSISPFNIQDEFTLPNFSLAQVHELLAQYTDEVGQQFAPKVVEMIHKQTAGQPFLVNRFAQILTEELDIPKTETIQEAHFSEAHEQLLVERNTNISHLITNVRRNPRFEQTLMRIAFYQESRRFNFDNEIISELATYGIIGADEDGMCQIINPIYLHRVLQAFQPLINGLEDEYFSQDGPADFSEYMTPTGQLQMQVLIENFKDFIARAGYRILQVPDTPKEFVGQYLLFAYLDEFVKIVGATMYLEVPTGRGRADLVISHSGQTFIVETKVWRSERGYQAGKQQLSAYLKSEGAAEGYYVVFDYRENAEPRVERDTVDDCTIHCYVIPVLQAPPSQV, from the coding sequence ATGAGACGATTTGGAACACAAGGTCCCGTCAATCCTAAAGATAATTACGTCGTCGCTCGCAGTGAAGAACTTACTGATTTCATCGCCCGCGTTAAGGAGGGACGCTATATCGTCCTCTTTGCCCCGCGACAGACAGGGAAAACCACGTTTTTCCAAGATGCTCTCAAAATACTCATGAACGAAGGGAACGACTATTTTCCGATACAGCTCAATTTCGAGGAGTACGAATACATCACACCCGCCGAGTTTTACGACTCTCTTTGTAGAGAGATTTGTAGAGAAATTCAGAAGGTTTTTCAAGAACGCAGCGAACCCTTCTCACAGGAACTCAGCGATTTTTTGGCGAACGCGCAGATGACCAACCACATCTCAATGCGTGAATTCTTTGAACAATTCGCCACATTAGAAGAAAATCAGCAAGTTATTCTGATTGTTGACGAATTTGATGGCATTCCACGGGACGCTCTTAACGGTTTCCTCCGCTCGCTCCGCCGGATATATCTCACGGAACGCGAAAGTCGCTCTCCGTACAGCGTCGGTATTGTCGGCGTTAAAAACATCACACAACTCAATTACGACCGCTCCATCTCACCATTCAACATACAGGATGAATTTACACTCCCAAACTTCAGCCTGGCGCAGGTGCATGAGCTCCTGGCACAATACACCGATGAAGTCGGGCAGCAATTCGCGCCCAAAGTCGTTGAAATGATTCACAAACAGACAGCAGGTCAACCTTTCCTCGTCAATAGGTTCGCGCAGATTCTCACTGAGGAACTTGACATTCCGAAAACCGAAACGATTCAGGAGGCTCACTTCTCAGAAGCACACGAGCAACTCTTGGTGGAGCGAAATACCAATATTTCACATCTGATTACAAACGTACGTAGAAATCCCCGTTTTGAACAGACACTTATGCGTATAGCCTTTTACCAAGAAAGTAGACGCTTCAATTTTGACAATGAGATTATCAGTGAGTTAGCAACTTATGGTATCATCGGGGCAGATGAGGACGGAATGTGTCAGATCATTAATCCAATCTATCTACACCGAGTTTTGCAAGCATTCCAACCGCTTATAAACGGACTTGAGGACGAGTACTTCTCCCAGGACGGGCCCGCTGACTTTTCGGAATACATGACCCCGACTGGGCAGCTCCAGATGCAGGTGCTTATCGAAAACTTTAAGGACTTCATCGCACGCGCCGGTTATAGGATACTCCAAGTCCCCGATACACCAAAAGAATTCGTTGGGCAATACCTCCTCTTCGCATATCTTGATGAGTTCGTGAAAATCGTCGGTGCGACTATGTATTTAGAAGTTCCAACGGGTAGAGGGAGAGCTGATCTTGTCATCTCACACAGCGGACAGACGTTCATCGTCGAAACGAAAGTCTGGCGAAGCGAGCGCGGTTATCAGGCAGGCAAACAACAACTATCAGCATATCTGAAATCGGAAGGGGCGGCAGAGGGGTATTATGTCGTGTTCGATTACCGCGAAAATGCGGAACCGAGAGTGGAAAGGGATACGGTGGATGATTGCACAATCCATTGTTATGTTATCCCTGTCCTTCAAGCACCCCCTTCACAGGTGTGA
- a CDS encoding DUF1080 domain-containing protein, protein MAQTPPESAVILFDGTDLSNWTSLDGSEPSWKVEDGQMLVIPRAGDVISKETFTDHFLHVEFRCPDMPEATGQAKGNSGVFLQGRYEVQVLDSYGIEVPGKGDCGAIYNQFAPLVNACKPPLEWQTYDVAFRAPRFNDAGEMTEGPRITVVQNGLVIINNAQLASTTGGSIDSELAQPGPLRLQDHGNDVRYRNIWAVPLPLEGSDKY, encoded by the coding sequence ATGGCACAAACACCCCCAGAATCAGCAGTCATCCTTTTTGACGGTACAGACCTCAGCAACTGGACGAGCTTAGATGGGAGCGAACCGAGTTGGAAAGTGGAAGACGGACAAATGCTGGTCATCCCCCGCGCGGGCGATGTCATCAGCAAGGAAACCTTTACCGACCACTTCCTCCATGTCGAATTCAGATGTCCCGATATGCCCGAAGCGACAGGTCAAGCGAAAGGCAACAGTGGTGTGTTCCTCCAAGGTAGGTATGAAGTCCAGGTCTTGGACTCCTACGGCATCGAAGTCCCAGGGAAAGGCGACTGCGGCGCAATTTACAACCAATTCGCACCGCTCGTTAACGCCTGTAAACCCCCGCTTGAATGGCAAACCTACGATGTCGCTTTCCGGGCACCGCGCTTCAACGATGCGGGTGAGATGACGGAAGGTCCGCGTATAACCGTCGTCCAAAACGGCTTGGTCATCATTAACAACGCCCAACTCGCCAGTACTACGGGTGGCAGCATCGACTCAGAACTGGCACAACCAGGTCCGCTCCGTCTGCAGGATCACGGCAACGACGTTAGGTACCGGAACATCTGGGCAGTCCCGCTTCCACTTGAAGGCTCGGATAAGTATTAA
- a CDS encoding aldo/keto reductase, whose product MTNQALPTIPRRRLGRTELSIPVIPFGTQGFGNNFGFVSDEDAVALVKHSVSIGVNHFDCARCYGDSMRKLGLALKEIPREDVIITGRLCCHSAAEWGGYGEGRPDYSAERAIADLESQLELLGTDYFDGMLIHDPGEIDPTLEKGGTLDGLLQCKARGLVRFLGYGMRPHDFHLKAMATGDVDLILCFNDYNLVRQTAADDILPAAAEADIGVMNGWSILRGILTGVDIDAEIARGRWRNDGDVPRAREIWKWCLEEDINLLQLALQFCLREERIQGNNIGNLNVEQLEANVRAASTPLPDEVWEKYEARFGSDN is encoded by the coding sequence ATGACAAACCAAGCTTTACCGACAATTCCGAGACGACGGTTGGGACGCACGGAACTGAGTATCCCCGTCATCCCATTCGGCACACAGGGGTTCGGAAACAACTTCGGCTTCGTTTCTGATGAAGACGCTGTGGCACTCGTTAAACACTCGGTGTCTATCGGAGTTAACCACTTCGATTGTGCGCGTTGCTATGGCGATTCAATGCGGAAACTTGGATTGGCACTCAAGGAGATTCCGCGCGAGGATGTCATCATTACCGGAAGGCTCTGTTGTCATTCCGCAGCAGAGTGGGGTGGCTACGGCGAAGGCAGACCCGACTATTCTGCTGAACGCGCCATCGCTGACCTCGAAAGCCAACTTGAACTCCTCGGCACAGACTACTTTGACGGTATGCTCATCCACGATCCCGGCGAAATCGATCCGACGCTCGAAAAGGGCGGCACACTCGACGGTTTGCTTCAGTGTAAGGCGCGTGGACTCGTGCGGTTCCTCGGCTACGGGATGCGTCCCCACGACTTCCACCTCAAGGCAATGGCGACTGGCGATGTCGATCTCATCTTGTGCTTCAACGATTACAACCTCGTCCGACAGACCGCAGCAGACGACATTCTACCTGCCGCCGCTGAAGCCGATATCGGTGTGATGAACGGGTGGTCTATCCTGCGTGGTATCCTCACAGGCGTTGATATTGACGCTGAAATCGCAAGGGGACGTTGGCGCAACGACGGCGATGTGCCGCGTGCCAGAGAGATTTGGAAGTGGTGTCTCGAAGAAGATATTAACTTGCTCCAGCTCGCGCTCCAGTTCTGTCTCCGAGAAGAGCGGATTCAGGGTAATAATATTGGGAATCTGAACGTCGAGCAGCTTGAGGCAAACGTCCGTGCTGCGAGTACGCCTTTACCTGATGAGGTATGGGAAAAGTACGAGGCACGGTTTGGATCAGACAATTAG
- a CDS encoding type II toxin-antitoxin system PemK/MazF family toxin: MPRQNRGEVWLVDLGMVAKVRPCLVISIAARIKDRALVTVVTHTTSTRGSRFEIPIRTRFLDTGVFDAQSIVTVSEAKFLRKLGNLQPEQLSVVEDAVRQWLKL, encoded by the coding sequence ATGCCAAGACAAAATCGAGGTGAAGTCTGGTTAGTTGATCTCGGAATGGTCGCCAAAGTCAGACCTTGCCTCGTTATCAGCATAGCCGCCCGCATCAAGGACCGCGCACTTGTCACGGTTGTGACACATACAACAAGCACGCGTGGCTCAAGGTTTGAAATCCCTATAAGAACGAGATTTCTGGACACTGGTGTTTTCGACGCACAAAGTATAGTCACAGTCTCAGAAGCGAAGTTCTTAAGAAAATTGGGGAATCTCCAGCCTGAGCAATTATCCGTGGTTGAAGATGCTGTGCGTCAATGGCTAAAACTCTAA
- the mutY gene encoding A/G-specific adenine glycosylase — MHKKPLTQHLQDFRDALLNWFGDYQREMPWRNTDNPYYIWVSEVMLQQTQVKKVVDYYERFIDRFPDVQHLAAAPLQDVLKVWEGLGYYARARNLHKAAQVIVNELDGKIPRDYATFRKLPGVGDYSAAAVQSIAFNEPYAAVDGNIKRVVARLFLMDAPVNDAKSAKRFQARADKLLDQQAPGLFNQAMMELGATVCRPQSPTCLICPVNAFCEAFQTARQDEFPKRRETKPVPEHRVAVGVIYRGNEVLITQRQLNGLLGGLWEFPGGEIAEGETAEAACVRNIREVVNLSVSDIKYLTRVRHAFTHFKIVVDVFVCDYQSGKVVLNGPRDAKWIQIETLGDYPLPRATHKFKEYIQRKP; from the coding sequence ATGCACAAAAAACCGTTAACCCAACACCTCCAAGACTTCCGAGACGCACTGCTGAACTGGTTCGGAGACTACCAGCGCGAGATGCCGTGGCGGAACACAGATAACCCATACTACATCTGGGTTTCGGAGGTGATGCTCCAACAGACGCAGGTCAAGAAGGTTGTAGACTACTATGAACGGTTCATCGACCGGTTTCCTGACGTGCAGCACTTGGCAGCCGCGCCGCTCCAAGATGTACTGAAGGTCTGGGAAGGTTTGGGGTATTACGCCAGAGCGCGGAACCTCCACAAAGCCGCACAGGTTATTGTGAACGAGTTGGATGGCAAGATTCCGCGGGACTATGCAACCTTTCGGAAATTACCCGGTGTCGGCGATTACAGCGCGGCGGCGGTGCAGAGCATCGCCTTTAATGAACCTTATGCCGCTGTGGACGGGAATATCAAACGCGTGGTGGCGCGTCTGTTCCTGATGGATGCACCGGTTAACGATGCGAAGTCAGCGAAACGGTTTCAGGCGCGCGCAGATAAACTCTTGGATCAACAGGCCCCCGGACTTTTTAATCAGGCGATGATGGAGTTGGGAGCCACTGTGTGTCGTCCGCAATCGCCGACCTGTCTCATCTGTCCTGTGAATGCGTTTTGTGAGGCGTTCCAGACGGCACGTCAAGACGAGTTCCCGAAACGTCGCGAGACGAAACCTGTGCCGGAACATCGCGTTGCTGTCGGGGTCATCTACAGAGGGAACGAGGTTCTCATTACACAGCGACAGCTTAACGGGCTGCTCGGTGGACTCTGGGAGTTCCCGGGGGGTGAGATTGCTGAAGGTGAGACCGCTGAAGCAGCGTGCGTTCGGAACATCAGAGAGGTCGTTAATCTTTCTGTCAGCGATATAAAATACCTCACCCGTGTGAGACACGCTTTCACGCATTTCAAGATAGTCGTGGATGTCTTTGTGTGCGATTATCAGTCGGGTAAGGTTGTGCTGAATGGACCACGGGATGCGAAGTGGATTCAGATTGAGACGTTAGGTGATTATCCGCTCCCGCGTGCGACACATAAGTTTAAAGAATACATACAAAGAAAGCCTTGA
- a CDS encoding SUMF1/EgtB/PvdO family nonheme iron enzyme — MHIEALDYPLIHIPDGEFIMGTIPTGLRKTDPEEPQRSVLLDAYAIGTYQVTNAQYAQFVEATGDPHPLFWREAHLNAPDCPVVGVSWEDAMRFLEWLNAYEDTGYRLPSEAEWEKAARGTDAREYPWGDVWDASRANTSESGNRRLMPVGSYPSGMSPYGCYDMAGNAYDWCSDWFHMETYKYSPAENPLGASEGRRRVIRGGSWIARGEFAARCANRAAYEPIQAIHSVGFRIAMDL, encoded by the coding sequence ATGCACATCGAAGCACTCGATTACCCGCTCATCCATATCCCTGATGGTGAATTCATCATGGGCACCATCCCGACTGGACTCCGAAAGACCGACCCTGAAGAACCGCAACGGAGCGTGCTGCTCGATGCTTATGCTATCGGCACGTATCAGGTCACAAACGCCCAATACGCACAGTTTGTAGAGGCGACGGGAGATCCACACCCGCTGTTCTGGAGAGAAGCACATCTCAACGCCCCCGATTGCCCTGTCGTCGGTGTGAGTTGGGAGGATGCGATGCGTTTTTTGGAATGGCTCAATGCGTATGAAGATACAGGGTATCGCTTGCCATCGGAGGCGGAGTGGGAGAAGGCGGCGCGCGGCACGGATGCCCGCGAATATCCTTGGGGAGACGTATGGGATGCAAGCAGAGCAAACACATCGGAATCGGGGAATCGGCGGTTGATGCCTGTCGGGAGTTATCCATCCGGTATGAGTCCCTACGGGTGCTACGATATGGCAGGCAACGCTTATGACTGGTGCAGCGACTGGTTTCACATGGAGACCTACAAATACTCGCCTGCGGAGAATCCGTTGGGCGCGAGTGAAGGTCGGCGGCGAGTGATTCGTGGCGGTTCGTGGATTGCACGTGGGGAGTTTGCGGCGCGGTGTGCGAACCGTGCGGCGTATGAACCGATACAGGCGATTCACAGCGTCGGTTTTCGGATTGCCATGGATCTTTAA
- a CDS encoding DUF4007 family protein: MSKNIPNLRENMLRFSAIYRIISYMENLLISEHTTSPYLVSPSFSGHQTFPFRYTWLKKGVDAVMDKTNVFTDDNAPVTLGVGKNMVGSIRHWCLAANLIEKISGGFKASEFGEAIFKDKKGFDPYLENPSTLWWIHWKIATNKNQAATWSWAFNFLNYPEFTRKSLTKDLIYWIKQQKNIRKQPSENTIQKDVNCFFRTYCLSHSSETAIIEDTFDCPLVELDLIREVQVEQGENRYQFNLGPKPSLTDSMLALTISEFWNDCFPNSNTLSFSKVMYSKLSPGQVFKLDENTLVMSLEKLETITHGNMIFDDTAGLKQISRHEKLDMLELLKGVYLKGVYE; encoded by the coding sequence ATGTCAAAAAATATCCCGAATCTTCGCGAAAATATGTTGCGTTTTTCCGCTATCTATCGTATAATAAGTTATATGGAAAATCTCCTAATCTCCGAACACACAACTTCGCCATATCTGGTGAGTCCATCCTTTTCAGGGCACCAGACATTTCCGTTTCGGTATACATGGCTAAAAAAAGGTGTTGATGCAGTGATGGATAAGACAAACGTTTTTACAGACGATAATGCACCAGTTACTTTAGGCGTTGGTAAAAACATGGTCGGTTCCATACGTCATTGGTGTTTAGCTGCCAACCTTATTGAAAAAATATCGGGTGGTTTTAAGGCATCTGAGTTTGGTGAAGCAATTTTTAAGGATAAAAAGGGATTTGACCCTTACCTCGAAAATCCATCTACTTTGTGGTGGATCCATTGGAAAATTGCGACAAATAAAAATCAAGCAGCCACGTGGTCTTGGGCTTTTAATTTCCTCAATTACCCAGAGTTCACAAGAAAATCCTTAACTAAGGACCTTATCTATTGGATAAAACAGCAAAAAAATATAAGAAAGCAGCCTTCCGAAAATACGATCCAAAAGGATGTCAACTGCTTTTTTCGAACATATTGTCTTTCACACTCATCAGAAACTGCAATTATTGAGGACACATTTGATTGCCCATTGGTCGAATTAGACTTAATTCGCGAAGTACAGGTTGAGCAGGGCGAAAACAGGTATCAATTCAATTTGGGTCCAAAACCATCGTTGACAGATTCAATGCTTGCTCTAACTATAAGCGAATTCTGGAATGATTGTTTTCCAAACTCGAACACACTTTCTTTTTCAAAAGTCATGTATTCAAAATTAAGTCCTGGTCAAGTTTTCAAACTTGATGAGAATACATTGGTAATGTCCCTCGAAAAACTTGAAACAATAACTCATGGTAATATGATTTTTGATGATACTGCAGGATTAAAGCAGATTTCCCGACATGAAAAATTGGATATGCTAGAACTTTTGAAAGGTGTTTATTTGAAAGGTGTTTATGAGTAA
- a CDS encoding phosphoadenosine phosphosulfate reductase family protein has protein sequence MAQKTRHLLGLSGGKDSSALAVYMRDKEPEMEYFFTDTGKELPETYEYLDKLEVFLGKEIIRLNVERDFDHWLTLHGGLLPSSQVRWCTIKLKIRPFEKHVEEHFSEDKVYHYIAIRADEDRIGYKPPKISSLRNIEPKYPFKEDGITKEDVYQILEKNGVRLPAYYDWRTRSGCYFCFFQRKSEWVGLLEQHPDLFELAKTYEKPNPHSKTGELFTWCQGESLEELSKPERIAEIKANTKKAIEDKKKAIAEKKKIKPNQTLMQILTPTEILAEVLDDEDDEEPCLICHK, from the coding sequence ATGGCACAAAAAACACGTCATCTTCTCGGACTCTCAGGTGGAAAAGACAGCTCAGCACTTGCAGTTTACATGCGAGACAAAGAACCAGAAATGGAATACTTTTTCACTGATACCGGAAAAGAACTACCAGAAACCTATGAGTACTTGGATAAGTTGGAGGTATTCCTTGGCAAAGAAATCATCCGCCTCAACGTTGAACGCGATTTCGATCATTGGCTAACACTACACGGAGGTTTGTTACCATCGTCTCAGGTGCGTTGGTGCACCATTAAGCTGAAAATAAGACCTTTTGAAAAACATGTTGAAGAACACTTCAGTGAAGATAAAGTGTATCACTACATTGCTATCCGTGCTGATGAGGATCGTATCGGCTACAAACCACCAAAAATCTCGTCTCTCCGCAACATCGAACCCAAATATCCTTTCAAAGAGGACGGCATCACTAAAGAGGATGTCTACCAAATTTTAGAGAAAAACGGGGTAAGACTCCCCGCCTACTACGACTGGCGTACGCGTTCCGGATGCTATTTCTGCTTCTTCCAACGTAAATCTGAGTGGGTTGGACTGTTAGAGCAGCATCCTGACCTCTTTGAACTCGCTAAAACATACGAAAAACCGAATCCACATTCAAAAACTGGAGAATTGTTCACATGGTGTCAGGGTGAAAGTTTAGAAGAACTATCAAAACCGGAACGGATAGCAGAAATCAAGGCAAATACCAAAAAGGCGATAGAAGATAAGAAAAAAGCAATAGCAGAAAAGAAAAAGATCAAGCCGAATCAAACCTTGATGCAAATCCTCACTCCAACTGAAATCCTCGCTGAGGTTCTTGACGATGAGGATGATGAGGAGCCGTGTTTGATTTGTCATAAGTAA